A genomic window from Lycium barbarum isolate Lr01 chromosome 4, ASM1917538v2, whole genome shotgun sequence includes:
- the LOC132636882 gene encoding cytokinin dehydrogenase 3-like isoform X1 — protein sequence MTKLLSHGYNLIIFFIISSLMSITGKLRPWNPSNPYEILSLNISSKLSTNSDAIKASSKDFGKIVQEIFPAAVLYPSCVNDIIDLIQLSYGLSVPFHVAARGHGHSIRGQAMAQNGVVVEMNSLTTNNNNLNNGIRVSRDSSLGFYADVGGEQLWIDVLHATLEHGLAPVSWTDYLYLTVGGTLSNAGISGQTFRHGPQISNIHEMDVITGKGEFVTCSKHRNSELFFAVLGGLGQFGIITRARIVLDKAPTRVKWVRMLYADFSKFTKDQEHLISIDGLDYVEGSIMMERSSVNNWRSSFFSPSNQTKISLLLSQNGIIYCLEMVKYYDDHTAKTIDEELKKLVKGLNYLPGFMFKKDATYVDFLNRVRSGELELQSKGMWDVPHPWLNLFVPKSSIMDFNAAVFVDIIRRQNRPTGPILVYPTSRKKWDERMSAVIPEEETFYCVGLLHSSSGYAECKILDDQNDEILNFCDKAGLNIKQYLPHYKTEEDWIKHFGKKWNTFQQRKNQFDPKMILSPGQRIFN from the exons ATGACTAAGCTTTTGTCCCATGGTTATAATCTCATTATTTTCTTCATTATCAGTAGTTTAATGTCCATTACAGGAAAGTTAAGGCCTTGGAATCCTTCAAATCCTTATGAAATTCTATCCCTTAATATTTCATCTAAACTTAGTACAAATTCAGATGCCATAAAAGCATCTTCCAAAGATTTTGGAAAAATTGTTCAAGAAATATTCCCAGCTGCAGTTCTTTATCCTTCTTGTGTTAATGACATAATTGACCTCATTCAATTGTCCTATGGACTTTCTGTCCCTTTTCATGTAGCAGCCAGAGGTCATGGCCATTCCATTAGGGGACAAGCCATGGCACAAAATGGGGTTGTTGTGGAAATGAATTCTTTAAccactaataataataatttaaataATGGAATTAGGGTTTCTAGGGATTCTTCTTTAGGGTTTTATGCGGACGTTGGCGGTGAGCAGTTATGGATTGATGTTCTTCATGCCACCCTCGAGCATGGCCTAGCACCTGTCTCGTGGACGGATTATTTGTACCTCACTGTTGGTGGTACTCTCTCTAATGCTGGAATTAGTGGCCAAACTTTCCGACATGGTCCTCAAATCAGTAATATTCATGAAATGGATGTTATTACAG GTAAAGGGGAATTTGTGACTTGCTCCAAACACAGGAATTCAGAACTGTTTTTTGCAGTTTTAGGAGGTTTGGGACAGTTTGGTATAATAACCAGGGCAAGAATTGTTTTGGATAAAGCACCGACAAGA GTGAAATGGGTGAGAATGTTGTATGCTGATTTCTCAAAATTCACAAAAGATCAAGAACATCTTATTTCAATTGATGGATTGGACTATGTTGAAGGCTCAATAATGATGGAACGAAGCTCTGTAAATAACTGGAGATCTTCATTTTTCTCACCTTCCAATCAGACCAAAATTAGTCTCTTGTTATCCCAAAATGGAATTATCTATTGCTTAGAAATGGTCAAGTACTATGATGATCACACTGCTAAAACTATTGATGAG GAATTGAAGAAGTTGGTAAAAGGGTTAAACTATTTGCCTGGATTTATGTTCAAGAAAGATGCCACTTATGTGGATTTTCTGAATAGAGTAAGAAGTGGGGAACTAGAGCTGCAATCAAAAGGAATGTGGGATGTTCCTCATCCATGGCTCAATCTGTTTGTACCAAAGTCATCTATCATGGATTTCAATGCTGCTGTTTTTGTGGACATTATACGCAGACAAAACAGGCCAACTGGACCCATCCTTGTCTACCCAACAAGCAGGAAAAA ATGGGATGAGAGAATGTCAGCAGTGATACCAGAGGAGGAGACATTTTACTGTGTGGGGCTATTGCATTCTTCAAGTGGATATGCTGAGTGCAAGATTTTGGATGACCAAAATGATGAAATATTGAACTTCTGTGACAAAGCTGGCCTCAACATTAAGCAGTATCTTCCACATTACAAAACAGAGGAAGATTGGATAAAACATTTTGGGAAAAAGTGGAACACTTTTCAACAAAGAAAAAATCAGTTTGATCCAAAGATGATTCTATCACCTGGACAGAGAATTTTTAATTAG
- the LOC132636882 gene encoding cytokinin dehydrogenase 3-like isoform X2, with the protein MTKLLSHGYNLIIFFIISSLMSITGKLRPWNPSNPYEILSLNISSKLSTNSDAIKASSKDFGKIVQEIFPAAVLYPSCVNDIIDLIQLSYGLSVPFHVAARGHGHSIRGQAMAQNGVVVEMNSLTTNNNNLNNGIRVSRDSSLGFYADVGGEQLWIDVLHATLEHGLAPVSWTDYLYLTVGGTLSNAGISGQTFRHGPQISNIHEMDVITGKGEFVTCSKHRNSELFFAVLGGLGQFGIITRARIVLDKAPTRVKWVRMLYADFSKFTKDQEHLISIDGLDYVEGSIMMERSSVNNWRSSFFSPSNQTKISLLLSQNGIIYCLEMVKYYDDHTAKTIDEELKKLVKGLNYLPGFMFKKDATYVDFLNRVRSGELELQSKGMWDVPHPWLNLFVPKSSIMDFNAAVFVDIIRRQNRPTGPILVYPTSRKKYSYSSIYYNLLLRISKLKNGMRECQQ; encoded by the exons ATGACTAAGCTTTTGTCCCATGGTTATAATCTCATTATTTTCTTCATTATCAGTAGTTTAATGTCCATTACAGGAAAGTTAAGGCCTTGGAATCCTTCAAATCCTTATGAAATTCTATCCCTTAATATTTCATCTAAACTTAGTACAAATTCAGATGCCATAAAAGCATCTTCCAAAGATTTTGGAAAAATTGTTCAAGAAATATTCCCAGCTGCAGTTCTTTATCCTTCTTGTGTTAATGACATAATTGACCTCATTCAATTGTCCTATGGACTTTCTGTCCCTTTTCATGTAGCAGCCAGAGGTCATGGCCATTCCATTAGGGGACAAGCCATGGCACAAAATGGGGTTGTTGTGGAAATGAATTCTTTAAccactaataataataatttaaataATGGAATTAGGGTTTCTAGGGATTCTTCTTTAGGGTTTTATGCGGACGTTGGCGGTGAGCAGTTATGGATTGATGTTCTTCATGCCACCCTCGAGCATGGCCTAGCACCTGTCTCGTGGACGGATTATTTGTACCTCACTGTTGGTGGTACTCTCTCTAATGCTGGAATTAGTGGCCAAACTTTCCGACATGGTCCTCAAATCAGTAATATTCATGAAATGGATGTTATTACAG GTAAAGGGGAATTTGTGACTTGCTCCAAACACAGGAATTCAGAACTGTTTTTTGCAGTTTTAGGAGGTTTGGGACAGTTTGGTATAATAACCAGGGCAAGAATTGTTTTGGATAAAGCACCGACAAGA GTGAAATGGGTGAGAATGTTGTATGCTGATTTCTCAAAATTCACAAAAGATCAAGAACATCTTATTTCAATTGATGGATTGGACTATGTTGAAGGCTCAATAATGATGGAACGAAGCTCTGTAAATAACTGGAGATCTTCATTTTTCTCACCTTCCAATCAGACCAAAATTAGTCTCTTGTTATCCCAAAATGGAATTATCTATTGCTTAGAAATGGTCAAGTACTATGATGATCACACTGCTAAAACTATTGATGAG GAATTGAAGAAGTTGGTAAAAGGGTTAAACTATTTGCCTGGATTTATGTTCAAGAAAGATGCCACTTATGTGGATTTTCTGAATAGAGTAAGAAGTGGGGAACTAGAGCTGCAATCAAAAGGAATGTGGGATGTTCCTCATCCATGGCTCAATCTGTTTGTACCAAAGTCATCTATCATGGATTTCAATGCTGCTGTTTTTGTGGACATTATACGCAGACAAAACAGGCCAACTGGACCCATCCTTGTCTACCCAACAAGCAGGAAAAAGTACTCCTATTCTTCTATTTACTATAATTTATTACTTAGAATCTCCAAACTTAAAA ATGGGATGAGAGAATGTCAGCAGTGA